DNA from Anaerolineales bacterium:
GTCTTTGCGGTCTACTTTGTTGATCACCACGATGGCGCGCAGGCCCATCTCCAGCGCCTTTTTCAGCACAAAGCGTGTCTGCGGGCGCGGGCCTTCGGCGGCATCCACCAGCAGCAACACACCATCCACCATGTTCATCACGCGCTCGACCTCGCCGCCGAAATCAGCGTGGCCGGGGGTATCTACGATGTTGATCTTTACGGGGGTGTTGGTTGCCGGGTTGATAATTTGAATGGCGGTGTTCTTGGCCAGGATGGTGATGCCGCGTTCGCGTTCCAAGTCATTGGAGTCCATCACGCGTTCGGCTACCTGCTGGTTCTCACGGAACACACGCGCCTGGCGCAACAAGCCATCCACCAGGGTGGTTTTGCCATGGTCTACATGGGCAATAATGGCAATATTTCGTAAATCGTCTCGAGGTGTTTTCATAAAAGTCTTCCCATTAAAAAGACCCTGCACGGGGCAGGGCCTTGTAAGAAGGAGATTATAGCAGATGAAATTCAGGGTTGCGGGCAGAGAAAGTACGGATCGATGGCATCGCCCCCTTCAGACATCCAGCCGGTTTGGCCGCTTTCATCGCGCACCTGCCACCACGACCAGTCGTCGGCGCAAATTGGGCCATACATAACCTCCAGCGTGCTGCCGGGGGCATAGCGGCCGATGCGATCGGCTGAGCGGCTGGGCGAACTGCGCATGAACACGCTATCGCGCAGGGTGCATACCTGGGCATGCGCCCCCACGACTAAGCGCTGTGCGGGGGCTCCCGCGCAGCTCAAATCTACAAAGCCGGCGCGTCCCATGCCGTTTTCGGGAGCCGTTATCGCGGAAGAGGTTACCTGGCTACATGCGATCAAATCATTGCCGCGCGATGGCGTGTTGTACACGCCGATCAATTCCCATTCCCCGCTCTCGCCATCGAAGACCAGCCCGGTACTGCTCGACTCCCAGGGTTCATCGAGGACGTAGCACCCGCTGATATCGCAATAGTCTGTTTGCACCCAGGCCGGGTTCCACCCCTCCACCCACACCAGCATCCACGGCATGGACGGCACAAACATATAGCCCTGGCACGCCGCGCCGTTGCCTACGCGTTGTTGCAAGGCTT
Protein-coding regions in this window:
- a CDS encoding SH3 domain-containing protein, with the protein product MAKVRIGLLILAALIAVACKTVSQAGRVQAPTLQALQPSQEPLRETATDYDHGDAYEIIRAIDFALQNNRPDILRDMVQAENVFYSRFEGEGNTIVTRQEFYEALQQRVGNGAACQGYMFVPSMPWMLVWVEGWNPAWVQTDYCDISGCYVLDEPWESSSTGLVFDGESGEWELIGVYNTPSRGNDLIACSQVTSSAITAPENGMGRAGFVDLSCAGAPAQRLVVGAHAQVCTLRDSVFMRSSPSRSADRIGRYAPGSTLEVMYGPICADDWSWWQVRDESGQTGWMSEGGDAIDPYFLCPQP